The following proteins come from a genomic window of Microbacterium sulfonylureivorans:
- a CDS encoding XRE family transcriptional regulator, with the protein MTTSFTRDPRAEVPDDEDVDSLTIGRRIRQLRTERGMTLEELASAVDRAPSQLSMIENGRREPKLTLLQAIARALGSSLDAILESEPLDERATLEISLERAMRGQTFQALGIPPFRIGKTVPSEALKAMLALQSEIERLRDERAATPEEARRANVALRRLMRTQSNYFADLEEQARALLEAVDHPGGPLTQRTASDIAAHLGFTLHYVPDLPQTTRSVADIKNGRLYLSSRLTAKGDPRTAVLQALSSRILGHREPTSYAEFLRQRVETNYLTGALLIPEAHVVPFLQEAKKDRAISIEDLRDAYSVSYETAAHRFTNLATVHLGIPVHFLKVHESGTITKAYENDDVNFPTDRLGSIEGQMCCRKWTSRVVFDVDDHFNPYYQYTDTGNGTYWCTARVEQSSEGAHSVSVGVRFDDTRWFLGRDTSNRGVSKHSVEACCRRAPAELEASWRENSWPNVRTPRTLLATLPTGAFPGVDTTDVYEFLEAHAPR; encoded by the coding sequence ATGACAACGTCGTTCACCCGCGATCCGCGGGCAGAAGTCCCCGACGATGAGGATGTGGACTCCCTCACCATCGGCCGCCGCATCCGGCAGCTGCGCACCGAGCGCGGCATGACGCTCGAAGAGCTCGCCTCCGCCGTGGACCGCGCGCCCAGCCAGCTGTCGATGATCGAGAACGGACGCCGCGAGCCGAAGCTCACGCTGCTGCAGGCGATCGCCCGGGCGCTCGGCTCGTCGCTCGACGCGATCCTCGAGTCGGAGCCGCTCGACGAGCGGGCCACGCTCGAGATCTCTCTCGAGCGGGCGATGCGCGGGCAGACGTTCCAGGCCCTCGGCATCCCGCCGTTCCGGATCGGGAAGACCGTGCCCAGCGAGGCGCTCAAGGCGATGCTGGCGCTGCAGTCCGAGATCGAGCGGCTGCGCGACGAGCGAGCGGCGACGCCCGAGGAGGCCCGCCGCGCCAACGTCGCGCTGCGCCGGCTCATGCGCACCCAGAGCAACTACTTCGCCGACCTCGAGGAGCAGGCTCGGGCGCTGCTCGAAGCGGTCGACCACCCCGGCGGTCCGCTGACGCAGCGGACGGCGTCCGACATCGCCGCGCACCTCGGGTTCACGCTGCACTACGTGCCCGACCTGCCGCAGACCACCCGGAGTGTCGCCGACATCAAGAACGGCCGCCTGTACCTGTCGAGTCGCCTGACTGCCAAAGGCGACCCGCGAACCGCGGTGCTGCAGGCGCTGTCGAGCCGCATCCTCGGGCACCGCGAGCCGACCTCGTACGCGGAGTTCCTCCGCCAGCGGGTGGAGACCAACTACCTCACCGGGGCTCTGCTCATTCCCGAGGCGCACGTCGTGCCGTTCCTGCAGGAGGCGAAGAAGGATCGCGCGATCTCGATCGAAGATCTCCGCGACGCCTACTCGGTCTCCTACGAGACGGCGGCGCACCGCTTCACCAATCTGGCGACCGTGCATCTCGGCATCCCGGTGCACTTCCTGAAGGTGCACGAGTCGGGGACCATCACGAAGGCGTACGAGAACGACGACGTCAACTTCCCGACCGATCGTCTCGGCTCGATCGAGGGGCAGATGTGCTGCCGCAAGTGGACCTCGCGCGTCGTCTTCGACGTCGACGACCACTTCAACCCGTACTACCAGTACACCGACACCGGCAACGGCACGTACTGGTGCACGGCTCGAGTCGAGCAGTCGAGCGAGGGTGCGCACTCGGTGAGCGTGGGGGTGCGATTCGACGACACTCGCTGGTTCCTCGGTCGCGACACCTCGAACCGGGGCGTCTCGAAGCACTCGGTCGAGGCCTGCTGCCGGCGGGCGCCCGCTGAGCTGGAGGCGTCGTGGCGCGAGAACTCGTGGCCGAACGTCCGCACGCCGCGCACGCTGCTCGCCACGCTGCCGACCGGTGCGTTCCCCGGAGTGGACACGACAGACGTCTACGAGTTCCTCGAGGCGCACGCTCCCCGCTGA
- a CDS encoding glucoamylase family protein: MKRWVSTAAAAGLVAAGLAFAGPATAAGGGDGRPGTESLERYAHDTWASLDAMTDAVTGLPSDNITGDLATPADYTSPTNIGGYLWSTVTARDLGIISKSDARDRMATTLDTLETLERNDASGMYYNWYDPATGAKLTIWPDSGDVVHPFLSTVDNGWLAASLRIVREAEPSLAGQADALYDSMDFGAFFNPEGAPGLPAGTNRGGFWEVAPPGCSVAAPMYNGSGEEAFYTCHHYDTTVSESRIATYLGIANGQIPATALYGTHRTMPPGCDWAWQEQLPTGTTRTYQGFDVWEGVYTYAGMSFVPSWGGSMFESLMPDLLVPETKWGAKSWRLNHPITVAVQKHHGLVDAGYGAWGFSPASDPFGGYAEYGVDLAGMRSDGYPSDHEKTDVDIDRPGCTEGTAPDPGFGDGVVTPHAAFLALPYDRRGVMANLAHLEDDLGAYGPGGFYDSVAVGSGTVAERYLSLDQSMIMAAIGNDLTGDTLKRYFVDKEMEKRLRPAMAAQVFSSEWKARE; this comes from the coding sequence ATGAAGCGATGGGTGAGCACGGCAGCGGCGGCGGGACTGGTCGCCGCAGGACTGGCCTTCGCCGGGCCGGCGACGGCGGCCGGCGGCGGAGACGGCAGGCCGGGGACCGAGAGCCTGGAGCGCTACGCACACGACACCTGGGCGTCGCTCGACGCCATGACCGACGCGGTCACCGGCCTCCCGTCCGACAACATCACCGGCGACCTCGCGACCCCCGCGGACTACACATCCCCGACGAACATCGGCGGGTACCTGTGGTCCACGGTCACAGCACGCGACCTCGGCATCATCTCGAAGTCCGATGCCCGTGACCGGATGGCGACGACGCTCGACACCCTCGAGACGCTCGAGCGCAATGACGCCAGCGGCATGTACTACAACTGGTACGACCCGGCCACGGGGGCGAAGCTGACGATCTGGCCGGATTCCGGCGACGTCGTGCACCCGTTCCTCAGCACCGTCGACAACGGGTGGCTCGCGGCATCCCTGCGCATCGTCCGCGAGGCGGAGCCGAGCCTCGCCGGGCAGGCCGACGCGCTCTACGACTCGATGGACTTCGGCGCGTTCTTCAACCCCGAGGGCGCACCAGGCCTGCCCGCCGGCACGAACCGGGGCGGGTTCTGGGAGGTCGCGCCTCCCGGCTGCAGCGTCGCCGCCCCCATGTACAACGGCTCGGGCGAAGAGGCGTTCTACACCTGCCACCACTACGACACGACCGTGAGCGAGAGCCGCATCGCGACCTACCTCGGCATCGCGAACGGGCAGATCCCCGCGACCGCGCTCTACGGAACACACCGCACGATGCCCCCGGGCTGCGACTGGGCGTGGCAGGAGCAGCTCCCCACCGGCACCACCCGCACCTACCAGGGCTTCGACGTGTGGGAAGGCGTCTACACCTACGCCGGCATGAGCTTCGTGCCCAGCTGGGGCGGCAGCATGTTCGAGTCCCTCATGCCCGATCTCCTCGTGCCCGAGACGAAGTGGGGCGCGAAGTCGTGGCGTCTGAACCACCCCATCACGGTCGCGGTCCAGAAGCATCACGGCCTCGTCGACGCGGGCTACGGTGCCTGGGGCTTCTCGCCCGCGAGCGACCCGTTCGGCGGCTACGCCGAATACGGCGTCGACCTCGCCGGCATGCGCTCCGACGGCTACCCCTCCGACCACGAGAAGACCGACGTCGACATCGACCGTCCCGGCTGCACCGAGGGGACCGCCCCCGATCCGGGGTTCGGCGACGGCGTCGTGACCCCGCACGCGGCCTTCCTCGCGCTGCCCTACGATCGCAGGGGCGTGATGGCGAACCTCGCGCATCTCGAGGACGACCTGGGCGCTTACGGCCCCGGCGGCTTCTACGACTCGGTCGCGGTCGGCAGCGGCACCGTCGCCGAGCGCTACCTCTCGCTCGACCAGTCGATGATCATGGCCGCGATCGGCAACGACCTCACCGGCGATACGCTGAAGCGGTACTTCGTCGACAAGGAGATGGAGAAGCGCCTGCGCCCCGCGATGGCCGCACAGGTCTTCAGCTCCGAATGGAAAGCGCGCGAGTGA